The Arachis ipaensis cultivar K30076 chromosome B07, Araip1.1, whole genome shotgun sequence genomic interval AAAGTGGTTCACAAAACTTAGTGGTGGatcacttgagtcaccttgagcacacaAAAGGCGATtttactcctatcaatgatgaatTTCCTACTGAGGGCTTGAAAGCAATATCCAAAgtaatcccttggtatgcacccatCGCCAATTACTTGGTGTCTCACATCTttcctcctaatctctccaagCACCAAAACGATAAGCTAAAAGGCCAATCCAAATATTAtgtgtgggatgacccatacctttggagatgtggtgcagatcaagtaattcggaggtgCATTCCACAAACCGAATTCCAATCTATTTTGGAAGCTTGCCACTCTTCTGAGGGCGGTGGTCACTGTGGACCTCAAAGGATGGCAAGAAAGATCTTacattgtggattttggtggccaactcttttcaaagaTTCCGCTctcttttgtaaatcttgttctcaatgccttagatttggtaatatctccaagaaggatgagataccttttctcacatttattcaatgaattagcatcGTTTTGTGATTCtttcttaatttgtgcttaagtatgaaaacatgcttttaatcccttaatttgataattttaatctccctttgattccactagatgccttgatgtgtttgttagtgttCTCAAATTGAAAAGGGATAGGAATGGATCAAATGAGtggagaaaaagcatgcaaagtgaagaaatcatgaaaagccaaagatttgggatGCGCCCATGGACGCGCGCACGCGTACTGGATGCCTACGCGTGGATCGCGCAATACTCTagggacacgtacgcgtgctgtacgcatacgcgtcgatgcccGCATGTGACTTCTTTaatgaaatcgtgcctggcgatttctgaagAGCTTCTGGCCCAATTTGGAAGGTGAACTTTGGCGGGAAAAGGCTAAAAGGACCAAGGAATGAGGGGGAATGCAAGTTATGTTTCATTACACTTGAGATCTAGTTTTGAGTTTTagtttttttagagagagaagctctctcttctctctagaattaggattaggtttaggttagaaTTTCTTAGGTCTAGGTTCTAATCTTTgcttttcatttacttttccctttcaattccttgttgttacatcttgcTCTTCTACTCTTTTGTTGTGATCTTCCCTATTTTGCTTCTCTACTTTGTTGTGGATctacttttgttattttattttcttttaatgtaatttgaggtaattcatgttaattgtgatttccttgattgttattgttaattctttttatttaattgttgttgaaattcattcttgttgtcaatttactatgcttcccttttgtgccttccaagtgtttgtcaaaatgcttggaaggatgctagagtagaattttatgctcttggcttgggatggtaatttaggaattcttgagttactaatctccaagtaattgatgattgggagccattaactctagttctCAATAATTGAATTAGGGGAgaattaggacttatggacttggattgatatagctcatttgactttcctttactactagttagaggatgacttaatgggattgatctttgccaattctcatgttatgGTTAgagataaggatagagatccttgatcaccaaaccttgccaagaccattttatcatttacatttccattgccatttatttttcttgtctcttatccaaaaccccgaaaatatacaactcataaccaataacaagaatactaccctgcaattcctttgagagacgatccgaggtttaaatacctcggttattaggattattaggggtttgtacttgtgacaaacaaaatttttgtatgaaaggattattgttggtttagaaactatactttacaacgagatttcattagtgaaattctacaCCATCAATCAGCCGATCATCAATACCCCAACAAACGatattattttgtgaaatttttgatgtgtggggtattgacttcatggggccattctCAAACTCTAATGGGTTTCTCTATATTCTACTTGctgttgattatgtgtccaaatgggtggaagcgatacccacccgGACGGACGATGCTAATGTAGTTCTTTCTTTTGTGAGGAATAACATAATTTGTCGCTTTGGgtcaccatgagcaatcgtgagtgatcaaggctcaCATCTTTGCAATAAGCGAATGGAAGGACTCATGAAGAAGTATGGTATCATCCATAAAATGGCCACGGCCTACCATCTCCAAACGAATGGCCAAGCCGAGGTTTCCAACCGGGAGATCAAGTGCATATTGGAAAGAATTGTGAAGCCTCATagaaaggactggagtgccaagcTTACCGATGCACTTTGGGCCTACCAAACGGTTTACAAGACGCCAATTGGCATGAGCCTGTTTCGGTTGGTCTATGGTAAAGCTTGCCATCTACCGGTGGAGATAGAGCATAAGGCTTATTGGGCTGTTAAGGAGTGCAATTCATGTTTGGGAGGGGCCGGAATTGAAAGAAAGCTACAGTTAGTAGAATTGGAGTGTTTGAGATTAGAAGCCTATGAGAACTCTAGACTCTACAAGGAGAGGATGAAAGCCGTGCatgataaaaatataagaagaagagagtTTAGAGTTGGAGAGCTTGTCCTTCTCTACAATTCAAGATTAAGATTGATGCCCAGAAAGCTAaggtcaagatgggaaggtccctatagagtagagaaggtgGAGCTGTATGGGGTGTATCActtgcgtcatccttctagcccCATAATCTTCAAGGTTAATGGTCATCGACTAAAGCTATACCATTGGAAAAAGATGAAAAGCAACAAGGAAGTTGAGGTGTTCCTCCTAGCGGATGCACCCGAAGAAGAAAACCCATGAGctcatgaccgtccaacttaaggacgttaaagaaaagtgctaggtgggagacaccccaccatagtgAGATCTACCCTTTTTGTCTCTTGTGTATATAGTTCTTGAACTCTTGCTTGATTTTGTGAATGCTTAGTTTTAGAGATTGTTTGGATAGATTTGATTTTAGTTGGCTTAGATGTGATGTTCATgaaggtttgcattgatcttaaGTAGGTTGGATCCTTAGTGCGGAAGAAAACACTCAATTTTAAGCATTGCATAGATTTTTGAGTGTTTTTGGTCTCTTTAGCTTAATTGCCTAATAAATTTATGATGAAAATGCATTCCTTCATGTCTATGAAAAAAAACGGGGTATCCACGCGTGGGCGTATGAGACGCATACGCATCGTTGGCCTTTCGCAACTCCTGGTACAGAAAGCCAGAGAGTTGTGCAACATTTGAGCTAGAACTGAGACCCATGCCTAACCCCTCTCACACGAACGCGCACATGATGCATGTGCGTCCCTCAACCTGATCGAGGAATCCACGCGTGAGCGTGCtagacgcatacgcgtcggttGCGTTTCTCATTCTCTGGGTATGTGAACCCGAGAGTTACGCGAGAACTGGGCCAACACTGCGCCCTCCGTATGACTCATCCCACGCGTGCACGCACATAACGCATACACGTCGCTCTACTGATCTGCGCATCCACGCATCAGCGGTGATGACGCATCCGCATTGATGACGCATCCGCGTTGATCGCGCAACTCCAACTCTTGGTACATTTTTCCCGAGAATTGCGCGAACATCACGCGACCACTGTGCTGGGAGCCCAACTCCCACCCACGCATAAGCGTGCGTTACGCTTAGGCGTCAATCTGCTATCTGCTCTTCCACGTGTGCGCGCACCATCCGCGTACGCGTCCGTGTCCTCATTAGCCAACTCCTAGTacttcaaacagagagttgtgcgagattCAGGCTGACATTGTGCTAATAGTGCAATTGCCTCCACGCGTGCTCGCCACTTGTGCGTATGCGTCCCCTCTTCTTCTACGCGTGGGAGACGCTTATGTGTCCCTGCTTCTTTCttctcatccacgcgtacgcgtgattggcgtgcgcgtcgattgcgaTATGCAACTTTCATGTAGCGCGCCTTAATTCAAATCTCTTCCATCTTCTTTCTCTATTCCATGTCcccttcttcaaccacttctaccACCCTTTCTCAGCCCCTTCCACCGGCGGCACTGATCACCGGTGACTACTACTTCCGGTGGTCCCACATTTCCCTCTTTCCCCTCCTTTCCCcatttctcttctcctctctttcctTACATTCTACATTGCTTTCTTCTCCATCTCAAGGTACTACacacctttcttcttctttgttttgtttcaatttctcTCTCTTTGGTTGCATTTCTTTGCATTCCTTCTTGGTTGGACTCTCATTCAtgcatttttatttatttgtttgcttcttttttttctatttgccATGGGTGTTGAGGGTGGAGTTCTCTCTTGCATTCATGGGTTATCTTACTATGTCTTGATTTCTTTGTGATAAGTGGTGCCATATGATGATTGATCGTGCATTGTAGGATGCTACATTGTTACATTTCCTTCATTTGCTTATTGCTCTAacattgcacaccaagtgtttgatgaaatgcacCTACGTGTTCTTGTTCCCCATTTGACATAATACTTTCAACTTAGTGCCctttctcattcacttgcttGTTCCTATGTGCATTGAGCCTACTACTCTTCATGTCTTCCATTCACATGCTCATTCTTTATGACTTGCTTCTTGTTATTTATGATTGAGAATATACTTCTCATGCCTCTTATTTGCATGCTTATATCCCTTTTGCATCACAAGCTAAGTGATTTGCCATTGTCCCCATTGTGTTGTCTTGCtcacatgttgcagctgtcatgtcttCAGGACACTTACTCTTTTGTCGCTTTTTCTCTCACTTGCATGATACTATCCATGTGTGTTTGTTTGAGTTTAATGTCTTCTCTTTCCCCCTTTTTTCTCAGGATGGTCATCACAAAGGATAAGAGAAAGGCATCCAAGAAGCCGCCTACCAAAAAAGCACCTCCAAAATCCACCACCAAGGCGCACCACACACCAAAAGCCAAGCCCCTCCTCATGAAGGCAAAGAGCATCATTAATGTTGATGCACTAGAGAAGGATAACCCAACCGGTACTATGAGCTCATATACCCCATGATGATTGAAAGGAACTATCGCGCTGAACGTCTTCTCGCCCCTCCGGCCCACATTGTTCAGTTTGTGATACCCCGCATCAACCGCAGGAGGCCAACCTTTCTTGGGTGGTGGAGTTTTACTCCAACTACCACTCATCTTCTCTCGCATCAGTTTTTGTGCGTcggaagcaagtccccatcacggAGGAAGCTATTTAAGGAGTGCTTAAAACCGGGCTATTAGCGGATGGGATCGACGCTTACCAAGAGGTCTTGTCGCAGTGTTGTGAATATGGTTTCGATTGGGATGCCATTCTCCGGGTCATAGCCAAACCGGGAGCGTTTTGGACTCAAGGGAGAATGCGACCCCTGCCCAAGGGCATTGATGTGCATTTTCTCACTATAGAGGCTCAGGCATGGGCCCAAATCTTATCCCATTATGTGCTTCCAAGCACCCATGGGTCATCTATCACAGCCGAGCTAGCCCTATTAGTTTGGTGCATACTTATTGAGAAACCGGTCAACATCACATCTATCATCCGACAAGCCATGGGGCGTATCCATACTAAGGGAAACCGACTTTTCCCCCTTTTGGTGACCAAGTTAGTTGCTGCAGCCGGTATTCCCCGGGAGATTAAGGATCGGAAGGCCATGATCCTGGTAGATGGCGATGTTATCCCAACCGAGAAATATCTCAAGCCTCCGGCGGACACCGGGAACCTTGATATAGCTATTCCTATGGGCATCCCCACTACTTCATCCGCACCACCAAATCATCCCACCAACGGCTTAAGGATCTTCATAAGAAGATGGACCGATATGAACGGCAGAACCAACACCGGTTTGCTTATGTGAAGAAGCTTTTGAGTTTTATGACCCCACTTATGGAGGAACCGGAGATCTCCATATCTACCTCAAACTTAAGTGAAGATAGCATTGATGAAGGAGATGGTGGACGTTCCGGACCCGATCGCCCCTTGCGCCTCACcaatagcacggaggaccgtgctagtTCTTAAGTGTGGGTAGGTCAGTCGACCGATCTCCGTAGGTAATACCCGAATAAACTTTGATTTTCTTTTGCTAATTAGGATAGATTTCAtgattagttttttatttttgacaCCTTTTGCATGATAGTTGTCTCttgattaggactacttggttatggtaatgatttcttttccaagaaactatgtTTTTAGggcatcctaccaatttgaaaaatttttggtgTTAAGCTTGCTTGAATAATGTacattggaacatggttttgagctaagaacacaagcttgtgagatttgagcctaattgcgtgcttacatcttataaccacttatctttcttcttgtgtgcattgttctccttctataattgtgatccttgatttgtttgactctatatgtccattattgtgtgtatgaatgcatgtatgtgattgaggccatcatttcacttAGCCACTTGCtcaaatagccttaccttacaAACAACCTTTGTTAgctaactttgagcctacgattaacccacttgttcttaattttagcacattacaagcctaaagcggaaaacaataaatatccttaTTTGAaactttgattagcttaggctactGTGTAtgtgtcattcaagtgtgagGAAACTTGGGGACATTGATTGGGGTAAGAGTGTGTTTTTgtctttgattgaaaatattaggaagtgggtacatactcatgtgttaactAAATATGTAAACCATATACATTGATACCTTTGTATATAAGtacatcaaaaagaaaaaaaaaagagaaaaaaatcaaaaagaaaaaaaattgaataataaaaagaaagaaaaagatatatacagagaaaaggaaaaaaaaagagaaggaaataaaaaggggacgaaatgccccaaagtaaggttcaataacaatcaatgcatatgtgtagtgAAATTaatcaacttgagtcacaagtcctagttaaaccctagggaagtctaccTTTAGGGACATACAAAttaattagcaattctcaattgaTAATTAACAAAGgaactattcaagtgtctccaataactcaacccccaagccaagaatgaggaatctactccatagctaaagtTGTCATTTTCTCAAACAACTGGTGAGCAATAGCGAGAGACATTATGAAATTAAGAAAAGGAATTGAATTCAAGCTATCTAATTCAAGCAATTATTAACAATCAAACAATTGACATcaatgaacatgaaattcctTAATTCATTAAGAgaaatcaaagtaacaaagtcCAAATCTAAGATCCAAAGTAGCTTGagaacaaaaacaataaattGGGAGTAGGAGAATTAGATCTACAAATTGAATCAAAGTAAAATTGAATTGACAATTGATCTCACCAAAGGATCCAAGAGGAATTGAAATGGAGAAAGCAaaaatctagagagaagtgagagcttctctctctagaatgtaACTTCCATAAACTAACTAAAAATATCTAAATGTGTGGAATGTGTGAATGAATGTggatcccttcaatccttggtcttttTATGTCTTTTCCCACCGGAATTCTGCTCCAAAATGGGTCTGTAACTCCCCTGAAATCGCCAGTCACATTTTCTCTTTAAAAGTCACGTGAgggcatcgatgcgtacgcgcaaTGCATGCGTACGTGTCCCTGGAGTTTTATGATCCACGCGCATGCGtaaagcacgcgtgcgcgtccatgaggTTCTGGCTCAGCCATGCGAATGCGCCGGCTTCTGGCTTTGGCTTCTTCGTGCCGATCCCAGTGGCGCGTACGCGTTGTTGCTCAAGATCCAAAGCTCCacttttccatgctccttccatttatacatgcttccttcctctcttctaggccatccttgccctataaactctgaaatcacttaacaaacagatcacggtatcgaatggtaatagaagatgattaaaatatatcaaatttaatgtaaaataagcatgttttaatCCATGAAGCCAAATTGGGgaagaaacacaaaaccatgcattttatatgaataagtgtgaaagaacATTGATAAAATCctcaaaatccatacaagatacaccttaaaaatggggtttatcactgacacgtgagctcatggcctgcataggacagacatgcatcatacttggttgagCATTtcttctgttatgattgttgcatgaatgtatgcttttcttgtttgtattctattctctgtgtttgtgttattttcttgtattcttctgtttgtgctATGCTATCTATTTTTTCTATCTTcactatttatctgtatcttctatttactacttTCTCTATTATGCTattagtctgctaaacaacacagaattaatgaacgtaactaataaccccggccctactaaaaactccccagttcttacccattctctctcccttcctccttcagatggaagtatgaGTACCCTTCTGTAGTTCACTGACAACTGTTCGtaaaaaggattccgctctaggtagtcttctaagtctagagtgaactccgttacctgtttatatgtatatactgtaagaccagccaacgtctacaccccgtttgtatgcaaactttaacttaaatcctgTGTTCGAGACTCCTGTTTTGTGgcaacttgatgaggtaccagagagacgtcacaTGGCAATGACTGATCGTGTacaggagtagtagatgatgttccatcttttgatgacgttccacgggacttgagttttgaagacctagaacgtactttccctcactttagtagtttagagagactaggtgagtatagattctaggctagcctgggtgccagcttagggacttcttgtaCAGGTCaaggcctgggatgttgtatgcatatatatgtatatagttattatttagctatttctaggggtgttctaactaaaagtctatactctaataaaggttggatcaccgaatattgtcaactgcttgtgatgtatttatgtgtggttgtttataactgttttatctgttatcagttgtgaattgattacgAATgaatccgtctattaatccaaacattttcaaaaaaaagttCCTCGCAAagtaactacgcttttaacaatgaatcaggctcatataataaataatagataataattaggaatacaagttggtagcactcagtttctagtatgatcatgacgtaccagaaattaggtcgttacaatttggtatcaaagcagttcgttcccagtagagcctggggagtggactgactatgcttcattgcatactctgcttgtgtgtctcattctgttagggtatcttcaagatacatttggcatgaatgtctatgagtgctcattttggtaATGTTtgtgcttaacttgagatatgatgccagggcattttggccagcttcactgaccttttctttactattttagggtagtttcatgcattttcttagtaaataagcaagttttggatagatattcacttacatcttgattcaagcaaacattgtgaactttacatgattttatgagaattatgcatgaattgaatgataaaatggatgatgcatgatctcatgagttagaaccaagctttgatgcactttatttgcatgatttcaggacaaaagaagcaaggaagagccacgttagtagccacgttagtctaactaatgtgactactaacgtggaatgggagctagcttgcaacgttaatggaaAAGGtgatcaccaataacgccttcgaaagccatcatagcccacgttagtggccacgttaattacattaacgtggaagctaacgtggagaaaaagggaagctccaacgttagtggtaaaagtgaataccactaacgttccaa includes:
- the LOC107607385 gene encoding uncharacterized protein LOC107607385, which codes for MEGLMKKYGIIHKMATAYHLQTNGQAEVSNREIKCILERIVKPHRKDWSAKLTDALWAYQTVYKTPIGMSLFRLVYGKACHLPVEIEHKAYWAVKECNSCLGGAGIERKLQLVELECLRLEAYENSRLYKERMKAVHDKNIRRREFRVGELVLLYNSRLRLMPRKLRSRWEGPYRVEKVELYGVYHLRHPSSPIIFKVNGHRLKLYHWKKMKSNKEVEVFLLADAPEEENP